The following are encoded in a window of Camarhynchus parvulus chromosome 1A, STF_HiC, whole genome shotgun sequence genomic DNA:
- the CCDC71L gene encoding LOW QUALITY PROTEIN: coiled-coil domain-containing protein 71L (The sequence of the model RefSeq protein was modified relative to this genomic sequence to represent the inferred CDS: inserted 1 base in 1 codon), translating into MTRSRKQAALERGAGKMNTEAGSAAAAAAGARAATAAGAAGGEPAAAAWGLEGXAEKVVYSRSQVSFAGTKALGDALRLFMPKSTEFMSSDSELWNFLCSLKHEFSPVILRSKDVYGYSSCRAVVPDPPPPSERPRRRAGKRRLPAADAKRRAGAAGGSAKRRRRRRRRRRERGRQRPAAGGPRAQEEEAAAEAPEPPGQQADSERGSPAAAAWEPFGGKSLEEIWKAATPRLTTFPTIRVRGSMWSRRSLAAARRRAQRILGVDLSPVVRVRRFPVAPS; encoded by the exons ATGACCCGCAGTAGGAAGCAGGCGGCGCTGGAGAGAGGAGCCGGGAAGATGAACACAGAGGCGGGGAGcgccgcggcggcggccgcgggagCCCGGGCGGCGACGGCGGCAGGGGCAGCCGGCGGCGAACCGGCGGCCGCCGcctgggggctggagg aggcGGAGAAAGTTGTGTACTCGCGCTCGCAGGTCTCCTTCGCCGGCACCAAGGCGCTGGGCGACGCCCTCAGGCTCTTCATGCCCAAGTCCACGGAGTTCATGAGCTCCGACTCGGAGCTGTGGAACTTCCTCTGCAGCCTCAAGCACGAGTTCTCCCCGGTCATCCTCCGCAGCAAGGACGTCTACGGATACTCCTCCTGCCGCGCCGTCGTCCCCGACCCGCCGCCGCCCTcggagcggccccgccgccgcgccggcAAGCGGCGCCTCCCGGCCGCCGACGCCaagcgccgggccggggcggcgggcggcagcgccaagcggcggcggcggcggcggcgccgcaGGAGGGAGCGGGGCAGGCAGCGGCCCGCGGCCGGTGGCCCCCGCgcccaggaggaggaggcggcggcggaggcGCCTGAGCCGCCGGGCCAGCAGGCGGACAGCGAGCGGGGCAGCCCGGCGGCGGCCGCCTGGGAGCCGTTCGGCGGCAAGTCGCTGGAGGAGATCTGGAAGGCGGCCACCCCTCGCCTCACCACATTCCCCACCATCCGTGTGCGGGGCAGCATGTGGAGCCGGCGGAGCctggcggcggcgcggcggcgggcgcaGCGGATCCTCGGCGTGGACCTGTCCCCCGTGGTGCGGGTGCGCCGCTTCCCCGTGGCGCCGTCCTGA